The genomic region GCAGTTCTATCAGTACAAAATTTATGATTGAAAGCTGCTGTAAGTTGACCTGCTGGCAACATATAATTGATGCGCATCCACGCACGCATTTCTGAACTGTAAACAAACATTATTTTGCCTCCAGCCATTTATGTACCGTTTTAACTTCTCCCGCCCCCAATGCCTTTTGGGCTTCGAGAGCCAGCTTGCCGTTGCCGATAATCTGACTGGCAACAGCAGATATCGCTTTTGAACGTTGTAGCTCAATGCTTAAGGCTTCACCACCCAGCTCTTCGTCTGACAATCTTTCGATTTGTGCAAATAAGTGATTATTCAAATCTTCGAGTGAATTTTTCATGCCTTACCCTCCATACATTTGAATTCGATAACCCATACCCACGGGTTAGCTTCGTGAGCCATGTCGCCATAAATGCTGTTCCAGATCTGGAAATACTCATGTCTGGGGCAATTCATGGTGCGGTGCGTGACACCCTCTGTCAGAGCATCACTGGCACTGATATCCTGTAACCGCTCAACCCTCACACCTGTAATCTCCAGGGTGATACGTGAAGCCCAGCGCGGCATATGGATTGATGGCGTCCATCCGACCATTTCGCTGCCCGTCCAGATTAGAAATCAGTTTTTCAGATGTAATTGTCATGATTTGGTCCTCAACCTGCTGTGCTTTCAACTTGTGCTGGAAATTTTAGAGTTATGCTGAAGCTGGCACGCTCTTTTTTAACTGCCTCGTAAAAGTCACAACAGTGGTCGTTAACGGCGTCTGTTTTATCCAAATTCCATGTAAATACCGTGCAATCGCCAGTCGTGTAAAAGCCAATACGATCAGAAGGGCAGCGGTCCAGAACAGCCTGAACTTCAGAAAGCCACTTGCGCTCTGTTGTAGTTAGTTTTGACATCTCACTCTCCAGTATTCATGCGTGGGCCGTAGCGGTCACTGCGCTGGTTATGCTTGACGCTGATAACAAAGTATTCTCGCTCTTTCATTTTGCCTCCGGCTGTTGAGTAATGATGTTGCGATAATCATTATGGGTAAGTAATTGCCAATCTTTACCCCCGTTATGAGAAAGTAAATGCCAGCGTTTATTAACACGTAAAGTAAGAAGGGGTTTATTTTTAACTCGGCGAGGAATAACCCGACTGTTACTGAATTGGCTTAATAGAGCCAATGCCTTTTCTGTTATCCATAAAGGCGCATTATTAAATTTGACGTTCATTGCTGGTGGCCTTCATTGCGATAATCACTAATTATCTGCATGACCTCGTCTTTTACACTGCTATTCAGCATAAGCATATTGTTTTCACCCTGGACGATTGGAACAGCATCAAATAGCAGTTCAAGCATCCGGCGTGCTTTCTTGGCACTAAATTGAGATTGGGCAATGCTCTTTGTAACTTTGGTTTTTCCAGCGTCTTCTGCTTTTTTAATCAACCGTGCGGCTTCACGATCAGCGTATACACCATGTTCACGGTGAATACTGATCGCAATGGCATAATTCATCGAACCGGAACGAACAAGGCTATTAATATAGCCAGAGCATTCTTCTAACTGGGTGTGCTGAATAATATCTGATTCAGAGCGTTTAACCTTTTTGGCTATTTCCTGAATAGTCCAGTTCTGGTTTAAAAGACGTTGATACGCTGCTGCCCGTTCTAAAGGGGTAAGTGCCAAACCTTGGGAACTGGTAACCATGAATGCGATTTTATCTGCTTCACTACCAACAAAGTCTTTACATTCCAGTCTGGGTATTTCACATCCGGCCTCAGTCGCCGCCAGTGCGCCATAATAACGATGGTGACCGTCAATGACTTTAACACCGAGTTCCGTTACCTCCACCGCCAGTGGTGGTATATATTCGCCAGCAATAAAAGCATCGCGAAATTCCTCAACGTGAGAACGTTATAACCTTCTTCGGCATAAATTTCAGAGAGCGGAACCAGAAATGTTTTCTTTGTCGTCAACCCTGATTCTTTGCTGCTATATAGTTGGCTTAAACTGGCCATAGTTCACCTTTAATGTTTATTTTTGACAGTCTGACCTGCCCCCAGTATTAGATACAGCCTTCAGTTAGTAATGTCGGTTGGTTTTTCTTCATGTTTCCCGTTTCGCCAGCATGCTGCAAATTCAAGCGGCGCCTGGTAATTCAGCGATGAATGAGGTCTGGACTCGTTATAATCCTGCCGCCAGTCATTAATGATTTTCCGGGCATGAAGAATATCGCTGAACCAGTGCTCATTCAGGCATTCATCCCGAAAGCGTCCGTTAAAACTCTCAATAAATCCGTTCTGTGTTGGCTTACCCGGCTGGATAAGTCGCAGTTCTACACCATGCTCAAAAGCCCACTGTTCGAGCGCACAGCAGGTAAATTCCGGGCCCTGATCGGTTCTTATCGTTGCCGGATAGCCGCGAAACAGCGCGAGGCCGTCCAGAATACGTGCGACCTGAACGCCTGAAATACCGAAAGCGGCGGTGATCGTCAGACACTCCTTCGTGAAATCATCCACGCAGGTCAGGCACTTAATCCGGCGGCCGCTGGCAAGTGCATCCATGACAAAATCCATCGACCATGTCAGGTTCGGCGCATCCGGGCGGAGAAGCGGAAGCCGCTCAGTCGCCAGACCCTTACGGCGTCGCCTGCGTTTTACACCGAGACCGTTAAGGTGATAGATGCGGTAAACCCTCTTGTGGTTGAAGTGAAGGCCCTCCCGACGCAATAACTGCCAGATGCGCCGGTAACCAAATCGGCGACGTTCAAGTGCCAGCTCTGTGATACGCAGAGATAGTTGCGCGTCAGCAGCCGGACGCTGAACCGAATAACGGCAGGTTGAAAGGGACAGACCGGCCAGCCTGCAGGCACGACGTTGCGACAGACCCGTTATCTCACACATGACTTCCACGGCTTCCCGCTTCTGGTCTGTCGTCAGAACTTTCGGCCCAGAGCCACCTTAAGCGCTTCCTTATCCAGCATGGCTTCAGCGAGCAGCTTCTTGAGGCGGGCGTTCTCCTCTTCAAGTGACTTGAGCCGCTTCACTTCGGGGACTTCCATGCCGCCAAACTTCTTGCGCCCGGTGTAGAAGGTAGCGTCTGAAATAGCATGCTTGCGGCAGAGTTCCCGGGCCGAAACCCCGGCTTCGGCCTCGCGGAGAATACTGATGATCTGTTCGTCGGAAAATCGCTTCTTCATGGGGATGTCCTCATGTGACTTATGAAGACATTACTAACATCGCGCTGTATTAATCAACGGGGAGCAGGTCATTAATGTTTTGCTCAATGAACTCAGCAAATTAGACCTGATTCATTGATTTCTTGTCGTATTGGGTAAATGCTTTCCACTCTTCGGAGTGAGGACAGTCATATGTTACTGTATGCGTATTTTTAAACGGGGTATTACCGTCCAGGTGGTAATCCAGTACACCGCGAAAACGTGTATTTTCAGTATCAGCAAAAATAACACTGCGATCATCTTTGAAGCGGACAACGTAGGCGATCAGAGAAGAAGCAGAAGTGACAGTAACGCTCTGTTTGACTTGCTTTTCATCAACGATGAATTTTTCAAGAGATTCAACTTCATAACCACGCGGTACAACTGCGTAAGGGATATCCGTCTTAATAAGTGAACCTGATACAGCGAGTTCGGCAATATGTTTAACCGATTCGTTGTTATTGGTAACGTCCATTTTTAATCCTCAATTGTTAATGATTTAACTACGGTTTAGCCCTGCTGCGATAACTGGATAGGTGCAGCAGTTGGTTGGGTATCAATAACGCGTAAATCCATTTGCACTTGTTGCGGATCATCGCGAAGTAAATCACCGTCAAACGTTGAGAACATAATTGTTTCAGCGCGATCAAGTTCTGGTAGAGTTGTTTTAACCGATGGTGTAAGGCGCATTGCGTTTTCATCGCGCGTATTGAGCATCGCACAGGTAATTGTCAGGGTTAATGTTCCCTTTTTTCCTGTTTCGCGTACTGCTTTCACAAGTGCGGTAATGCCATCGGTTAATTCACTGTCCAGCGTGCCTTTATTTAAGTAAGCAAGCTGTTGACTAAATGGCGTACTTTTATTTTCAGACATAATGAATCTCCATTAAATAATGGTTATTTCGGGAATAAAAAGGACGGTTAGGTCGTGACGCAGACTTGCTGATCACGTATGCTTTGCGCTTTGGATGTAACATATGGCTAAAGTTGATGTCGTCTGCCCTCAGTGCAATGAAACTCATGCTGTACGATGTAACGGACATTCAGCATCCGGTGCCCAACGTTACATCTGCAAGCATTGTTCAAAG from Erwinia tracheiphila harbors:
- a CDS encoding ParE family toxin-like protein; the protein is MNVKFNNAPLWITEKALALLSQFSNSRVIPRRVKNKPLLTLRVNKRWHLLSHNGGKDWQLLTHNDYRNIITQQPEAK
- a CDS encoding IS3 family transposase (programmed frameshift), with protein sequence MKKRFSDEQIISILREAEAGVSARELCRKHAISDATFYTGRKKFGGMEVPEVKRLKSLEEENARLKKLLAEAMLDKEALKVALGRKFLTTDQKREAVEVMCEITGLSQRRACRLAGLSLSTCRYSVQRPAADAQLSLRITELALERRRFGYRRIWQLLRREGLHFNHKRVYRIYHLNGLGVKRRRRRKGLATERLPLLRPDAPNLTWSMDFVMDALASGRRIKCLTCVDDFTKECLTITAAFGISGVQVARILDGLALFRGYPATIRTDQGPEFTCCALEQWAFEHGVELRLIQPGKPTQNGFIESFNGRFRDECLNEHWFSDILHARKIINDWRQDYNESRPHSSLNYQAPLEFAACWRNGKHEEKPTDITN
- a CDS encoding DUF2303 family protein, with the protein product MDVTNNNESVKHIAELAVSGSLIKTDIPYAVVPRGYEVESLEKFIVDEKQVKQSVTVTSASSLIAYVVRFKDDRSVIFADTENTRFRGVLDYHLDGNTPFKNTHTVTYDCPHSEEWKAFTQYDKKSMNQV